The nucleotide sequence TTGCTTTGAATCTAGActgcaaaataaatgaaaatttgtatagatgtatttaaaaattactaaattaaattgcaattacagaaattaaaaacattGTAATGCTTTCATGaacaatgttttattaatttataatgttttgtaagaaaaaaaataacctAAATATTGATGGTACATAATCCTTTAGCCTCATCAGTTCTGCTATAATAGCATTTCCACGGGATACCAAACGCAATAAATTTTGgccacaaatattattagctgcCAAAAAGTCGcccatttttgtaaattatttattttagcaAAAGCGTCTGGTAGTTCCTTAACATTGTATAAACAACGAAAACAGTCAATGATTTTTTGACAAGCTGTGATAAAGAGAACTGTCATTTGTATGATCGGTCATCTTCGGTccattgaaatatattttaaaatagtaaatatgagtacttattatttaatatcagattttaaacaattccaagaaaaaacatataaataaataggttgttataaattttccacaaaatttaatataaatatcgaTATATCGTTGATCGTTCCTACCCCTACTTCACAGTTATTTTGTATGGTGTTGTTCCTAACCTAATTTTCAAGCACCATTAACTGCAGATATAGTAGTCACTGCAAATACTAAAATATAAGCtttgttttattcattaaattaaaaatattatcctTGTTTCATTCTTAAACTTAATTAAAATGTATGATAGAAATGCTGTAAACTTGAACTGAAGATAAAAGTACATTTCAAAGATctacattatattacattataaaaatgCTTAGCTTTTTACATTGTAGAAATGCaacaaattatatcaaattacaaactttttaCAGATCATTCACTAAGAATGTTAGACAAAAAGATTCTAAaccatttaatttttcatgtcgGTACCCATTCAGAATAAACAATGTAAGGTAATAATCTAATacttaaagtttattaaaaagtatttcttgaaaaatatatattatgtaatacattatgattaaaataaaaatcttgttagatatgttattattttgaaaaatattttactttaatcACTATAGTATTTACATTTCTTCATTCTTACATAGAGAGTATGGACAAAAAACAAAAGCGGACAGTTTTCATgtgaatgtaaatataaaaaataatgtactgTTATATAAGTATGAAAACCCTCGATACTTCCGTACCTTTAGAGCTTTCTGCTTCATATGGATCTTTTTTTCTTCAGTATTGTCATATTATACATTTGatccaaaatttatattaacgtGGAGAAAAAATGTATCTTGGGCTGAGTATCTGAAACTAAATGgaacaaatttattgtattttgtatatGCAATAATAGTCGGTAAGTTATTTACAAACTATGCCATTATGTTGCAAGTATTCTAGtgtcatttttatattctgatATTTAGGACCTTCTGCTTTTTTCTTATTGTATATGgcaaataagaaatttgtaaaattcattattttacacCCTGGTGGTACATCTGTGTCTTTAGTCACTCATCATTTATT is from Megachile rotundata isolate GNS110a chromosome 2, iyMegRotu1, whole genome shotgun sequence and encodes:
- the LOC105662746 gene encoding transmembrane protein 223 isoform X1; translation: MLSFLHCRNATNYIKLQTFYRSFTKNVRQKDSKPFNFSCRYPFRINNVREYGQKTKADSFHVNVNIKNNVLLYKYENPRYFRTFRAFCFIWIFFSSVLSYYTFDPKFILTWRKNVSWAEYLKLNGTNLLYFVYAIIVGPSAFFLLYMANKKFVKFIILHPGGTSVSLVTHHLFKRQDVLTVPVNKVTAICSRNRMRDYLPLKVQGKSFYYLVDAEGKFINEKLFDCTVGTRK
- the LOC105662746 gene encoding uncharacterized protein LOC105662746 isoform X2, with amino-acid sequence MLSFLHCRNATNYIKLQTFYRSFTKNVRQKDSKPFNFSCRYPFRINNRVWTKNKSGQFSCELLSYYTFDPKFILTWRKNVSWAEYLKLNGTNLLYFVYAIIVGPSAFFLLYMANKKFVKFIILHPGGTSVSLVTHHLFKRQDVLTVPVNKVTAICSRNRMRDYLPLKVQGKSFYYLVDAEGKFINEKLFDCTVGTRK
- the LOC105662746 gene encoding transmembrane protein 223 isoform X3 — protein: MSVPIQNKQCKRVWTKNKSGQFSCELLSYYTFDPKFILTWRKNVSWAEYLKLNGTNLLYFVYAIIVGPSAFFLLYMANKKFVKFIILHPGGTSVSLVTHHLFKRQDVLTVPVNKVTAICSRNRMRDYLPLKVQGKSFYYLVDAEGKFINEKLFDCTVGTRK